In Spiroplasma litorale, a single genomic region encodes these proteins:
- a CDS encoding GIY-YIG nuclease family protein has translation MDVSQKYKIIYDMKTKLIKDYQNIEDDYINKVINYFINNKININFNSIKKEKTILSGVYLMYCKIDNKTIFTYVGESIDLFKRFKQHIQSLNTKKRNYRIMKSLGANEENINFIILSLEKNQNIRLFLETYYIYVLRSKRLNLNSKLVSKRAKCSNNHGNLASRLNNLNNSKLRIGVSLKCKNKLCKEIINLYDNKELLYNRI, from the coding sequence ATGGACGTGTCACAAAAATATAAAATAATATATGATATGAAAACAAAGCTAATAAAAGATTATCAAAATATAGAAGATGATTATATTAATAAAGTGATAAATTACTTTATAAACAATAAAATAAATATTAATTTTAATTCTATTAAAAAAGAAAAAACGATTCTATCAGGCGTATATTTAATGTATTGTAAAATAGATAATAAAACTATTTTTACTTATGTTGGTGAATCAATTGATTTATTTAAAAGATTCAAACAACATATTCAATCACTAAATACAAAAAAAAGAAATTATAGAATAATGAAAAGTCTTGGTGCTAATGAAGAAAATATTAATTTTATTATACTAAGTTTAGAAAAAAACCAAAACATTAGACTATTTTTAGAAACATATTATATTTATGTTTTAAGATCAAAAAGATTAAACTTAAATTCTAAACTAGTATCTAAAAGAGCTAAATGTAGTAATAATCACGGAAATCTTGCATCAAGATTAAATAATCTAAATAACTCAAAATTAAGAATAGGTGTATCTTTAAAATGTAAAAATAAATTATGCAAAGAAATAATTAATTTATATGATAATAAAGAATTGCTTTATAATAGAATATAA